A single region of the Montipora capricornis isolate CH-2021 chromosome 13, ASM3666992v2, whole genome shotgun sequence genome encodes:
- the LOC138030570 gene encoding uncharacterized protein: MDKLVNDKQIYEVLKRDPTPELHRKLNSKLLQLKKADAIDIRRYNRLRCPVPQPAKLYGLPKLHKPNVPMRPIVSFCGSPTYELSKYLTTILKPLTDESRHKLQSAENFIDAIKTVQVPDDHKLVSFDVKSLFTSIPLQLALDGTETAINNSTLLTF; the protein is encoded by the coding sequence ATGGACAAACTTGTTAACGACAAACAAATTTACGAAGTACTTAAACGAGACCCGACTCCAGAACTTCATCGAAAACTCAACAGTAAACTACTTCAACTTAAGAAAGCTGACGCAATCGACATCCGACGTTACAACAGGCTGAGATGCCCAGTACCGCAACCGGCCAAACTCTACGGCTTACCTAAACTACACAAACCTAACGTTCCCATGCGTCCCATAGTTTCGTTCTGTGGATCGCCGACTTACGAACTGTCGAAATACCTCACTacgatactgaaaccactgactgacgaatcccgacacaaactacagtccgccgaaaactttattgacgccatcaagacagtacaagtacctgacgACCACAAGCTtgtgtcttttgatgtgaaatcactgttcactagtattccacttcaactggctctcgacggcactgaaaccgccatcaacaactccactttacTCACGTTTTAA